From Candidatus Pedobacter colombiensis, one genomic window encodes:
- a CDS encoding PepSY domain-containing protein, with amino-acid sequence MTISIWRYSHLALAVSSFILLTLASVTGVILAFQPVVEKIQPYRADNFTQTSLAQTLPELRKKYPGITELTIDANQFVQVKGSDANGKKLHAYIDPKTGKILGVPGKENVFFQWVTALHRSLFLHEIGRVFIGVTAFLLLLITVSGTALIIQRQRGIKRFFTHIARDNFAQYYHVVLGRWSLIVIVVIALSGTYLSLARFGFIENKKASPEVDFKTIRSKPLKKATDFAIFKQTKLSEVESIEFPFSDDAEDYYTLKLKTGEVAVNQITGDILSEVKYPMAVMLTNLSLTLHTGRGSSIWAIVLAIASANILFFIYSGFAITLKRRANRIKNKYKASESRFVILVGSENGSTFGFAQAIHQQLLKAGERSFVTELNNYNIFPKAEHIIVLTATYGLGDSPTNAIKFASLLDKYQQPQQVQYSVVGFGSHAYPDFCKFAFEVNQILSRQAWASALTDIHTVNDRSPQEFGLWAEAWSQQAGIPMTVLPYLKTVEASRLDTFTVSSTTATANSDGTFSLSLQMGRRLKVTSGDLLAIYPENDHRERLYSIGLIDKEIRLSVRLLSGGLGSGFLHRLKAGEKMQARVVSNKHFHFPAKVPQVVMISNGTGIAPFLGMISQNKAKIPCSLYCGFREQLSYGMYRDLLQESTATGKLKQAHTAFSREGEKQYVSHLINRDADIIADALRNGGVLMICGSLAMQKDVMDVLENICQTKAGTSLSFYQSRDQIRTDCY; translated from the coding sequence ATGACAATTTCTATATGGAGATACAGTCACTTAGCGTTGGCTGTATCTTCTTTCATTTTATTAACGCTGGCATCGGTTACCGGGGTTATACTTGCTTTTCAGCCCGTTGTAGAAAAAATCCAGCCTTATCGTGCTGATAACTTTACCCAAACTTCGCTTGCGCAAACATTGCCTGAACTACGTAAAAAGTATCCGGGTATTACTGAACTTACTATTGATGCCAACCAATTTGTGCAGGTAAAAGGCAGCGATGCCAATGGTAAAAAGCTACATGCTTATATCGATCCGAAAACGGGTAAGATATTAGGTGTTCCAGGCAAAGAAAATGTTTTTTTTCAGTGGGTTACGGCGCTGCATCGGTCGTTGTTTTTGCATGAGATTGGCCGGGTTTTTATTGGTGTCACTGCTTTTCTATTACTACTCATCACTGTTTCGGGCACGGCGTTAATTATCCAGCGGCAGCGGGGGATTAAACGTTTTTTTACGCATATAGCACGCGATAATTTTGCGCAGTATTACCATGTGGTATTGGGGCGCTGGTCGCTTATTGTTATCGTTGTTATTGCCCTCAGTGGTACTTACCTGTCGCTTGCAAGGTTTGGATTTATTGAAAATAAGAAAGCTTCACCTGAGGTCGATTTTAAAACTATTCGGTCTAAGCCCCTAAAAAAGGCTACCGATTTTGCTATTTTTAAGCAAACCAAGCTTTCGGAAGTAGAGTCGATCGAGTTTCCGTTTTCTGATGACGCGGAAGATTATTATACACTTAAACTTAAAACCGGAGAAGTAGCGGTTAACCAGATAACGGGCGATATCCTGAGCGAAGTTAAATATCCAATGGCGGTGATGCTTACCAATTTGAGTCTTACATTGCATACCGGACGTGGCAGTAGTATCTGGGCTATTGTGTTGGCTATAGCTTCGGCAAATATCTTATTTTTCATTTATTCAGGTTTTGCCATTACCTTAAAGCGTAGGGCCAATCGTATTAAAAATAAGTATAAGGCTAGTGAGAGCAGGTTTGTGATTCTTGTTGGATCAGAAAATGGAAGTACTTTTGGTTTCGCGCAAGCCATTCACCAGCAATTGCTTAAAGCCGGCGAACGATCATTCGTAACCGAACTTAATAACTATAACATTTTCCCCAAAGCGGAGCACATTATTGTATTAACCGCTACTTATGGCTTAGGCGACTCACCTACAAATGCAATTAAATTTGCTTCGCTACTTGATAAATATCAACAGCCACAGCAGGTTCAATACTCAGTTGTTGGTTTTGGGTCGCACGCGTATCCGGATTTTTGCAAGTTTGCATTTGAAGTTAACCAGATTTTATCGAGACAAGCGTGGGCCTCTGCATTGACAGACATCCATACGGTAAACGACAGATCGCCACAAGAATTTGGCTTGTGGGCCGAGGCCTGGTCGCAGCAGGCTGGCATCCCTATGACAGTTTTACCTTATTTGAAAACTGTCGAAGCTAGCCGTTTAGATACTTTTACGGTTAGTAGCACTACCGCTACCGCAAACAGTGATGGCACTTTTAGTTTGAGTCTGCAAATGGGTCGAAGGTTAAAGGTAACCTCGGGCGACTTACTGGCCATTTACCCTGAAAATGACCACCGAGAAAGACTTTATTCTATTGGTTTGATTGATAAGGAGATCAGGTTAAGCGTAAGACTGCTGTCGGGTGGCTTAGGCTCAGGTTTTTTACATCGCTTAAAGGCTGGTGAAAAAATGCAGGCGCGTGTTGTTAGCAATAAACACTTTCATTTCCCTGCAAAGGTGCCTCAAGTTGTAATGATCTCTAATGGGACAGGAATAGCACCTTTTTTAGGGATGATCAGTCAGAACAAAGCAAAAATACCTTGCAGTTTGTATTGTGGTTTCAGAGAGCAGTTGTCCTACGGGATGTATCGGGATTTGTTGCAAGAAAGTACCGCCACCGGCAAGCTTAAGCAAGCTCATACCGCATTCTCTCGTGAAGGCGAAAAGCAATACGTGAGCCATTTGATTAATAGGGATGCCGATATTATAGCTGATGCATTACGCAATGGCGGCGTGTTGATGATATGTGGTTCGCTTGCTATGCAAAAAGATGTGATGGATGTGTTGGAAAACATTTGTCAAACAAAAGCAGGTACAAGCCTAAGTTTCTACCAATCCCGCGATCAAATACGTACTGATTGTTATTGA
- a CDS encoding FAD:protein FMN transferase, protein MKKIITLFLALLALNANSQVLRNRTTKLMGSRWQITIVAKDSITAEQNIDTCIAEVTRIENLISDWKSESQVSQVSANSGIRPVKVDREVFKLTQRAIHLSKITNGAFDISFAAMDKIWKFDGSMTTMPTPETVKKSVAKVGYKNIVLDSANCTIFLKLKGMKIGFGALGEGYAADKCRDMMLARGIKAGIVNGSGDMSTWGKQPDGSDWNIGITNPMKEDTVIAVIPLGQGAVVTSGSYEKFVMFNGKRYAHIINPATGYPATGLCSVTILGPNAETANGFSTSMMVLGKNKAIQFIKKFPAYRYIIITDEGKIISSPQLHFKKQQLK, encoded by the coding sequence ATGAAAAAGATCATCACCCTATTTTTGGCTCTATTAGCATTAAACGCCAATTCGCAAGTACTTAGAAATAGAACAACCAAGCTAATGGGCAGCCGCTGGCAAATAACCATTGTGGCAAAAGATTCCATTACTGCTGAACAAAATATAGATACTTGTATTGCCGAGGTTACGCGGATAGAGAACCTGATATCAGATTGGAAATCCGAATCGCAAGTATCGCAGGTAAGCGCTAATTCAGGCATACGCCCGGTTAAGGTCGACAGGGAAGTTTTCAAACTAACCCAAAGAGCAATACACTTATCTAAAATCACCAATGGTGCTTTTGATATCAGCTTTGCAGCGATGGATAAAATATGGAAGTTTGATGGATCGATGACTACCATGCCTACACCCGAAACGGTCAAAAAATCGGTAGCCAAAGTTGGTTATAAAAATATTGTACTAGACAGTGCCAACTGCACCATATTTTTAAAGTTAAAAGGTATGAAAATTGGTTTTGGCGCCTTAGGTGAAGGCTATGCCGCCGATAAGTGCCGGGATATGATGCTTGCCAGAGGTATAAAAGCGGGAATAGTGAACGGATCGGGCGACATGAGTACCTGGGGCAAACAACCCGATGGTAGCGATTGGAATATAGGGATTACTAACCCAATGAAGGAAGACACTGTTATAGCCGTTATACCATTAGGACAAGGAGCTGTAGTTACCTCGGGTAGTTATGAAAAATTTGTAATGTTTAACGGTAAACGTTATGCGCACATTATTAACCCTGCCACAGGCTACCCTGCCACGGGCCTATGCAGTGTAACTATTTTAGGTCCAAACGCCGAAACAGCAAATGGCTTTAGTACCTCCATGATGGTTTTAGGAAAAAATAAAGCGATACAGTTTATCAAAAAGTTCCCGGCATACCGTTATATCATCATTACAGATGAGGGGAAAATAATTTCTTCACCCCAGCTTCACTTTAAAAAGCAACAACTAAAATAA